A region of the Aquipuribacter hungaricus genome:
TTCCCGCACCTGGACGCTTTCCCGACGAACACCCTCGCCGAGGCCCAGCGGTGGGCGCGCGACATCGGTCTCCCGGCCTACGCCATCGACGAGCAGACCGCCATCGCGGTCGCCGACGGCTGTGTCGAAGTCGTCTCCGAGGGAAGTTGGACGACGTTCGAGGCGTGACCACGTGAGGCGTCGCGACGTGGCCGGCACCCCCGAGCTGCGGGAAGGCCACGAACTGGGCGATTAGGCCCCGACCCGGCGTCTCCGACGAAGCGACCGCTTACCGGCGACGTCCGCCGCTTCTGTCGACGGTTACCGCAAAGGGCGGGGCCGTCCCGCGGGAGATCGCCAGTTGGGGATCGGTGACCGGTGCACCCGTGGTGGTGCTTTCCGCCGGATGCTTGGCGATCAATCGCCTTCGGGTAGCGACGCCGTCCACACCAGAAGTTGCGAGCCCTGTACCGCGTACGTCCGCACCGGGTTCCCGCGCCCGTCGACGGTATCCGTGGTGCCGGGCGCGGCGATGCCGACCTCGAGCCCGCCGCCGCCCTCGTCCTGCACGGTCACCACGACTCCCGGTGCTGCGTCGGACAGGATCGTGCTCGAGCCGATCGCGGAGCCCCCCACGCACAGCGAGCCGTCGTCGACGGCGTAGACGCTGACCCCACCGGGCAGCTCGGTGAGCGCTCCGGCAGGCTGCTGGCCGCACGCATCGACCAGAGGCACGAACGGCGGGGTGGTCACCGTCGACGACACGGCCCAGACCACCAGGCCTCCGGCCAGGAACCCTGCCACCAGCCGGTAGACCGGCAGCCGAGGCGGCCGCCACCCACGGTCGCGCGGGCGCCGGCTCAGGAGCAGGACCGTGCCGGTCGCGGCCAGGCCCAACAGGGCACCCACCGAGTTGTTGAGCAGGTCGTCCACATCGAAGGCGCGCCACGCCCATCCTGCGGCCAGCGAACCCAGCAGCTGGCCGGTCTCGATAAGAAGCGTGACCCCGACGCACGCCAGCACCATCGCCTCGTAGCGCCAGCGCACCACCAGCGGCAGCAGCAGCCCGAAGGGCACCGTCATCAGGACGTTGCGCCGCGACTCCCACCCACCGAGCAGGTCCGGCCGCGACAGTGACAGGTTGACTGCGACCCGCCCTTCAGCGCCGGGAACCGGCGACCCCGGAAGGGGAAGGAACGCCACACCGGCGAGCACGAGCAGGTACACGGCGAACGCCACCGTCGCCAGGCGCTGCACGAGAGGAGAGCGCAGGTCGACCACGGCGCGATCGTGACACCCAGCCGTCCCCGCCTCATCAGGGCGTCCAGGTAGGCGATCCTCAGCTGGGATTGGCCCTGCCGGGGGCAGGTGGTCGCTGCCACACTCCGTGATGTGCTTCCCACGCCGCTGCTGATCGTTGATCAGTGGGGCGACGCCTGGGCCTTCCCCTCGGTGGAGGCTGCCGAGGCCGCAGCAGAGTCACTCAGTCTCGACGAGGGCGAGTATGGCGGTGCCTTCACGTCGGATGGGCGCGTGGTCGTGCTTGCTCCCGCGGCTGCCGGGCCTGGGTTCATCACCATCACTGAGACCGTCCTCGAGCAGGAGGAGCTCGACAGGCTTCTCGACGCGGCGGCCGCGAGTCGCGGCCGCAGTTGGCCGTGCCGCAACACCCCCGAGGTAGTGGCGTTGCTGCTGCATGAGCGTTGGGAGCAACGCTGGCCAAAGCGCCCGGCCTGGTTCTCCCGCCGGCTTCACGGCGAGGAACCTTCTCGGCCCGTCGGGACCGCTGACCGCTGACCGCTGACCGCTGACGATCGGCTACGGGCACGCCGTCACTGCTGGCCTGATCACCGCCGGTCGTAGTGAGCAGCGGCGGGGTGCGCAGCCGCCCCTAGATTCGCCGCATGGCTAGTTCTCGCCCCTGGTGGCAAATCGCAGCGACTCCCGCATGGGCACTGCGAGAGGGCGCGTTCTTCGCCGTCCTAGCCCTGGCGTGCTGGCTGGCTGTCGCCTTCGTCGGGAGCCTCCGTAGCCTGCCGTTCACGGTGGCTGCCGTCGTGCTCACGCTCGGTGCCGCCACCTACTTCCTGCAGGCGGCTTACCTGAGGAGGCCGTAAGCCCTTCGACGTGACCACCTGGCGATCCCCAGATAGCGATCCTCGGGTGGCGACGGGCTGCCGACGACGGCTGGCGCCGCAGGAGGACATGCGTGCGCCGGAGCGACAAGGTGCTGCCGCCGTCCCACATCAGTGTCAGTGGTGGGACGGCCGCGCGACAGCGCGTGTGGTCCTTGCCCTCCCTGGGTCAGCGGCTCCTGACGGAAGCTCCGGCACGGGCCTCCGCTCGGTGGACGGCCCGGTAGACCGTCGAGCGGCCGACGCTGAACAGCTCAGCGACCTCGAGGATGGAGTACTCACCGGTGGCCACCAGGACGGCCAGGTGCGCCTCCTGCTTGGCGGACAGCTTCGGTTGTCTCCCGTGCTGCCGGCCCTTCGCCCTCGCGACCTTCATGCCCTCGCGGGTGCGCATCCGGATCAGGTCTGCCTCGAACTCGGCGACCATGGCCAGGACGTTGAACAGCAGCCGCCCGACCGGGTCGAGGGGGTCGTGCACCGAGCCGCCGAGGCTCAGCCGCACCTGGCGGACGGTGAGCTCCTCCGGGATGCTGCGGGCGTCGGGCAGGGAGCGGGCCAGGCGGTCCAGTTTCGTGACGACGAGGGTGTCGCCCTCGCGGCAGGCGGCCATGGCCTCCTTGAGGCCGGGCCGGTCGCGGTTGGTGCCGGTCAGGCCGTGGTCGACGTAGACGCGGCTTGCGGGAACGCCGAGGGCTTGGAGGCCGTCGCGCTGCGCGGTGAGGTCCTGGCCGTCGGTGGACACCCGTGCGTAGCCGATGAGTAGTGCGGTCATGACGATGCTCCTCGCGTCGGCCGTCCCCGGGGCCCCATCGCGCCGGTGCGGCAGCGGCCCTGCCGCTACACCGAGACC
Encoded here:
- a CDS encoding VanZ family protein → MVDLRSPLVQRLATVAFAVYLLVLAGVAFLPLPGSPVPGAEGRVAVNLSLSRPDLLGGWESRRNVLMTVPFGLLLPLVVRWRYEAMVLACVGVTLLIETGQLLGSLAAGWAWRAFDVDDLLNNSVGALLGLAATGTVLLLSRRPRDRGWRPPRLPVYRLVAGFLAGGLVVWAVSSTVTTPPFVPLVDACGQQPAGALTELPGGVSVYAVDDGSLCVGGSAIGSSTILSDAAPGVVVTVQDEGGGGLEVGIAAPGTTDTVDGRGNPVRTYAVQGSQLLVWTASLPEGD
- a CDS encoding recombinase family protein, which codes for MTALLIGYARVSTDGQDLTAQRDGLQALGVPASRVYVDHGLTGTNRDRPGLKEAMAACREGDTLVVTKLDRLARSLPDARSIPEELTVRQVRLSLGGSVHDPLDPVGRLLFNVLAMVAEFEADLIRMRTREGMKVARAKGRQHGRQPKLSAKQEAHLAVLVATGEYSILEVAELFSVGRSTVYRAVHRAEARAGASVRSR